A single Desulfonispora thiosulfatigenes DSM 11270 DNA region contains:
- a CDS encoding protein-glutamate methylesterase/protein-glutamine glutaminase gives MSPIKVMVVDDSAFMRRIIISTLEKSNEIEIVGYARNGEDALNKIKIYKPDVITLDVEMPIMNGIETLEKLICENPLPVIMISSLTTEGASLTLHALELGAVDFVAKPEKREEMALLEEELVHKVKIAARVKVNKKCTVPGTIKKPELSPEKIKQDKINQDKKIDVKNKIEVVAIGTSTGGPPALQKLLLSLPKNFPVGIVIVQHMPKGFTGPLATRLNKLCEIDIKEAEEGDKIAPGKVLIAPAGYQIDFKRTGKEVIVNLKTVAPIQTRFKPSVDVMLLSLKKVYGGNCLGVILTGMGSDGTIGLTELKKLGATVLAQDEASSVVYGMPKSAVEAGVVDKILPLSQIAGEMQKIVRK, from the coding sequence ATGTCACCGATAAAAGTAATGGTTGTTGACGACTCAGCCTTTATGAGACGAATAATAATTTCCACCTTAGAAAAAAGTAATGAGATTGAAATAGTCGGTTATGCACGTAATGGTGAAGATGCCTTGAACAAAATAAAAATTTATAAACCTGATGTAATTACCTTAGATGTTGAAATGCCGATTATGAATGGTATTGAAACTTTAGAAAAATTAATTTGCGAAAATCCACTTCCTGTAATTATGATTAGCTCCCTTACTACAGAAGGGGCTAGCCTAACCTTACACGCTTTAGAATTAGGTGCTGTTGATTTTGTAGCTAAACCTGAAAAAAGAGAGGAAATGGCTCTATTAGAAGAAGAACTAGTACATAAAGTAAAAATTGCGGCTAGAGTAAAAGTAAATAAAAAATGCACAGTTCCTGGGACAATCAAAAAGCCAGAGCTATCTCCAGAAAAAATCAAGCAAGATAAAATAAATCAGGATAAAAAAATCGATGTAAAAAATAAAATAGAAGTAGTCGCAATTGGAACGTCAACAGGTGGACCTCCTGCTTTACAAAAATTGTTACTTTCTTTACCTAAAAATTTTCCTGTAGGAATCGTAATTGTCCAGCATATGCCAAAAGGATTTACGGGACCCTTAGCTACTAGGCTAAATAAACTGTGTGAGATAGATATTAAAGAAGCCGAAGAAGGAGATAAAATTGCTCCAGGAAAGGTGTTAATCGCTCCAGCTGGTTATCAAATAGACTTTAAGCGAACTGGAAAAGAAGTAATCGTAAATTTAAAAACTGTGGCACCTATTCAAACTCGCTTTAAACCTTCCGTGGATGTGATGTTGCTTTCTTTAAAAAAGGTGTATGGAGGAAACTGCTTAGGTGTAATTTTAACCGGCATGGGTAGTGATGGTACAATAGGATTAACAGAATTAAAAAAATTAGGCGCCACCGTCCTTGCCCAAGATGAAGCATCTTCAGTCGTCTACGGGATGCCAAAAAGCGCCGTTGAAGCAGGTGTGGTAGATAAGATCCTGCCCCTGTCTCAAATCGCAGGCGAAATGCAAAAGATAGTGAGAAAATAA
- a CDS encoding hemolysin family protein, with protein MEPGVTWQFIALLVLLFFSGFFSASETSLMSLSKIRLRNMVDEGVKGAELISKLIENPNKLLGSILVGNNVVNIGASALATSLAIDTWGSTGVGIATGIMTILVLIFGEIVPKSIATQNSEKVALKVSRVIAFIATILNPIIIVLISLTNVIVRLISGKAPKKQPFITEDELKTMVTVSHEEGVLENDEKKMIDNVFEFGDSQAKDVMTPRMDIVSVDINSTYDEILTIFKEEKFSRLPIYEENNDNIVGILYIKDFIFFEGDNETFNVKNFMREPFFTYEFKRTSELFAEMRTKHIPMAIVLDEYGGTDGIITIEDLVEEIVGDIRDEYDHEEVDEIEVIKEDEYVLRGSTRIDVVNELIGVHLESEDFDSIGGFVIDILGRFPSMGEKIEHNNIQFIIEEIEKNRIEKLRMLT; from the coding sequence TTGGAACCTGGGGTCACGTGGCAATTTATAGCCTTACTTGTTTTACTATTTTTTTCTGGTTTTTTCTCTGCATCAGAGACTTCTTTAATGTCCCTTAGTAAAATAAGACTTAGAAATATGGTAGATGAAGGTGTTAAAGGAGCAGAATTAATTAGTAAACTAATAGAAAATCCAAATAAATTGTTAGGATCTATTTTAGTAGGAAATAATGTTGTTAATATTGGTGCTTCGGCATTAGCAACTTCTCTAGCAATTGATACTTGGGGAAGTACGGGTGTAGGTATTGCAACTGGAATAATGACTATTCTAGTGTTAATTTTTGGTGAAATTGTGCCAAAATCTATAGCTACCCAAAATTCAGAGAAGGTTGCGTTAAAAGTATCAAGAGTAATAGCTTTTATTGCTACCATTTTAAACCCTATTATCATAGTATTAATATCTTTAACAAATGTTATTGTAAGGTTAATAAGTGGTAAGGCTCCGAAGAAGCAACCTTTTATTACAGAAGATGAATTAAAAACAATGGTTACAGTAAGTCATGAAGAAGGTGTTTTAGAAAACGACGAGAAAAAGATGATTGACAATGTTTTTGAGTTTGGGGATTCACAGGCAAAGGATGTCATGACTCCACGGATGGATATTGTATCAGTAGATATAAATTCAACCTATGATGAAATTCTTACTATTTTTAAAGAAGAAAAATTCTCTCGCCTTCCTATCTATGAGGAAAATAATGATAATATCGTGGGAATATTATATATTAAGGATTTCATTTTCTTTGAGGGTGATAATGAAACCTTTAACGTAAAGAATTTCATGCGAGAACCTTTTTTCACCTATGAATTTAAACGTACTTCTGAGCTATTTGCAGAAATGAGAACAAAGCATATTCCTATGGCTATTGTCTTAGATGAATACGGTGGGACTGATGGTATTATAACCATTGAAGATCTCGTGGAAGAAATAGTGGGTGATATCAGAGATGAATATGACCACGAAGAAGTAGATGAAATTGAAGTAATTAAAGAAGATGAGTATGTTCTCCGGGGAAGTACGCGAATAGATGTAGTCAATGAATTGATTGGGGTTCACTTGGAGTCAGAGGATTTTGATTCTATTGGTGGCTTTGTAATTGATATCTTAGGCAGATTCCCTAGTATGGGGGAAAAGATTGAACACAATAATATCCAATTTATCATTGAAGAAATCGAAAAAAATCGAATTGAAAAATTAAGGATGCTAACGTAA
- a CDS encoding copper amine oxidase N-terminal domain-containing protein produces the protein MNKIKVDKLKLHKTKILTLVLVPVLLIGLLTGCTPAELGLYDLQKEMSNLNVYETTGEVEIKLDQIPKEMQEEMGEKDLAMLQTLLKFSTLNYEMRVNVEDEFMDGSFYLKNKFTNGKEKLISYTIKGDNIYLKVDDLKIILERFSDNEEIKDFLAAVGDAKYIHINSQKDLETPLYGDGQIKKQRDISIKLLDGLVHEVYRDFELGMIEQKGDTYIVKLDANSLTNFLKPFLLYSLENSNKVGNFAKNFITNLNAEELKMFQLTPEMQTEAVKGIDELLTNISADKEEMKAQINQMDAFINPMIKETLGDSKIETKITKLAEGNYSSEQSIKIHIKDPANKDESFNMSLTEKATSKVIEPFEYSFPNKDLTSLELVAKKMPPKMNVSIDGNFYTLSKGLDTDFAEVEAKIINDRTYLPLRQIAEAFDEKVVWDETAKVAFIERGDKRTEITGTIIENTTFVQIRDFEKVGYGVKWNAKTQMVTIKKK, from the coding sequence ATGAATAAAATAAAAGTGGACAAGTTAAAATTACACAAGACAAAAATATTAACCTTAGTATTGGTACCAGTTTTACTAATTGGCTTATTGACAGGTTGTACGCCTGCAGAACTAGGATTATATGATCTGCAAAAGGAAATGAGCAATTTAAATGTATATGAAACTACTGGTGAAGTAGAGATTAAACTTGATCAAATCCCGAAAGAAATGCAAGAAGAAATGGGCGAAAAGGATCTAGCAATGCTGCAAACTCTTTTAAAGTTCTCCACTTTAAATTATGAAATGCGCGTTAATGTCGAAGATGAATTTATGGATGGAAGCTTTTATTTAAAAAATAAATTTACAAATGGCAAAGAAAAATTAATTTCGTACACAATTAAAGGCGATAATATTTATTTAAAAGTAGATGATTTAAAGATAATTTTAGAGAGATTTAGTGATAATGAAGAAATTAAAGACTTTTTAGCAGCAGTAGGTGATGCTAAATATATTCACATTAATAGTCAAAAAGATTTAGAAACTCCTTTATATGGCGATGGTCAAATTAAAAAGCAACGTGATATATCTATTAAATTATTAGATGGTCTAGTACACGAGGTTTATCGTGATTTTGAATTAGGGATGATTGAGCAAAAGGGAGATACGTATATTGTAAAACTTGATGCTAATAGTCTTACTAATTTCTTAAAACCATTTTTACTATATTCTTTAGAAAATAGTAATAAGGTAGGAAACTTTGCTAAAAACTTCATTACAAACTTAAATGCTGAAGAATTAAAAATGTTTCAGTTAACTCCTGAAATGCAAACAGAAGCAGTTAAGGGAATTGATGAACTGTTAACTAATATTAGTGCTGACAAAGAAGAAATGAAGGCTCAAATCAATCAAATGGATGCCTTTATAAATCCTATGATTAAAGAAACTTTAGGCGATTCAAAAATTGAAACTAAAATAACTAAACTAGCTGAAGGTAACTATTCTTCAGAGCAATCAATTAAAATTCATATTAAAGACCCTGCAAATAAGGATGAATCTTTTAATATGTCACTTACAGAAAAAGCAACAAGCAAAGTAATTGAGCCGTTTGAATATTCTTTCCCAAATAAAGATCTTACGAGCTTAGAATTAGTAGCTAAAAAAATGCCACCAAAAATGAATGTTAGTATAGATGGCAATTTTTACACATTATCAAAAGGACTAGACACAGATTTTGCAGAAGTAGAAGCTAAGATTATTAATGATAGAACTTATTTACCTCTTCGTCAGATAGCAGAAGCTTTTGATGAAAAGGTAGTTTGGGACGAAACTGCTAAAGTAGCTTTTATAGAACGTGGTGATAAACGTACAGAGATCACAGGTACTATTATTGAAAATACTACTTTTGTCCAAATTAGAGATTTTGAAAAAGTAGGTTACGGTGTGAAGTGGAACGCAAAAACGCAAATGGTAACTATTAAAAAGAAATAA
- a CDS encoding HAMP domain-containing sensor histidine kinase, giving the protein MLKENDKRVPLLRYWTTRYLVTLLIGLILIGIISTLFIKNSTIKKRIDIMHIFASEIADIVIDNNGQMNINFKLARIIEKRDRFLKLDKGFIMVLDKRGQIVYGKSPIIDKIILDNTFLSLEDTEHYKKIKFSNNKVFYQVTHKIETVNNETLGWVIMLNPERSIIKSPEEMKLLVMMLIGLAILGWLVIYLLTRKLSRPIMDLKEAMNKVDNGNYDIHLDNNHKQKEIYELMNSFEQMTIRLKSLERLRTELLAGITHELKTPVTSISALLQAMKDGVVSKEEENEFLEMCYEETNRLEKMIEDLLDYNSFAVGAIKVDKEKVDINLLIKEITYQWHIGQEDVVEVNTVLLEKSILIQTDPNRIRQILYNLLNNAKQALRDKGKIEIIMHQENNEIRIDIKDNGRGIPLGEQDLIFERFYRGKEKMDNIRGLGLGLASSKLMAQELGGDLILKESSIKGTIFTLIIAKPTKKTTFT; this is encoded by the coding sequence GTGTTAAAGGAAAATGACAAGAGAGTTCCCTTACTGCGTTACTGGACAACGAGATATTTGGTTACTTTATTAATTGGCTTAATACTTATTGGAATTATTTCTACTTTATTTATAAAAAATAGTACCATAAAAAAACGTATAGACATTATGCATATTTTTGCTTCTGAAATAGCAGATATAGTTATTGATAATAACGGTCAAATGAATATTAATTTTAAGCTTGCAAGAATCATTGAAAAAAGGGATAGATTCTTAAAGTTAGATAAAGGTTTTATAATGGTTTTGGACAAACGTGGGCAAATAGTTTATGGTAAATCACCTATCATAGATAAAATAATATTGGATAATACATTCTTATCTTTAGAAGATACAGAACATTACAAGAAAATAAAATTTAGTAATAATAAAGTTTTTTATCAAGTAACACATAAAATTGAAACGGTTAATAACGAAACCCTTGGTTGGGTTATTATGCTCAATCCTGAAAGAAGTATTATTAAAAGTCCTGAGGAAATGAAACTTCTAGTGATGATGCTAATTGGTTTAGCTATTCTCGGGTGGTTAGTAATATACTTACTTACCCGCAAACTATCTAGGCCTATAATGGATTTAAAAGAAGCTATGAATAAAGTTGATAATGGTAATTATGATATACATTTAGATAATAATCATAAGCAAAAAGAAATATACGAATTAATGAATTCTTTTGAACAAATGACTATTCGATTAAAAAGTTTAGAAAGGCTGCGTACAGAACTTTTAGCAGGTATTACCCACGAGTTAAAAACTCCAGTTACTTCAATAAGCGCCCTGCTCCAAGCTATGAAAGATGGGGTTGTTTCTAAAGAAGAAGAAAATGAGTTTTTGGAGATGTGTTATGAGGAAACAAATAGACTAGAAAAAATGATTGAAGATTTATTAGATTATAACTCCTTTGCAGTTGGGGCTATAAAAGTAGATAAAGAAAAAGTTGATATAAATTTACTTATTAAAGAAATTACCTATCAATGGCATATTGGACAGGAAGACGTGGTAGAAGTAAATACTGTTTTACTTGAGAAGTCTATTTTGATTCAAACTGATCCTAATCGTATCCGACAAATCTTATATAATTTATTGAATAATGCTAAACAAGCTCTTAGGGATAAGGGAAAAATAGAGATAATTATGCATCAAGAAAATAATGAAATTCGAATTGATATCAAAGATAATGGGAGGGGGATTCCTCTAGGGGAGCAAGATTTAATATTTGAACGATTCTATCGAGGAAAGGAAAAAATGGATAATATCAGAGGATTAGGATTAGGGCTTGCTTCTAGTAAATTAATGGCTCAGGAATTAGGGGGTGACTTGATTTTAAAAGAAAGTTCTATCAAAGGCACAATCTTTACTTTAATAATTGCTAAACCCACAAAGAAAACAACTTTTACGTAA
- a CDS encoding response regulator transcription factor, whose translation MKKILIIEDEPAISRVLKLYLEKEKYQVFQEFNGDEAVQKFASLDPDLVLLDIMLPNKDGWSILEDIRQKSSCPVIMLSALGQIDNKLKGLKNGADDYITKPFIAEEVIERVRAVLRRSAHEFMDNEDIRYFGNLKVDFKSHRIFHQGLELTFIPRDLSLIIFFAKHPNQTFTREQLIDNVWGIDFEGSDRAVDLAIKRIRNILKNWASSEGTIKTIRGLGYQFCVKGK comes from the coding sequence ATGAAAAAAATATTAATTATTGAAGATGAGCCTGCAATTTCTCGTGTTTTGAAATTATATTTAGAAAAAGAAAAATATCAAGTATTTCAGGAATTTAATGGAGATGAAGCCGTTCAAAAATTTGCAAGCTTAGATCCAGATCTTGTTTTATTGGATATTATGCTGCCTAATAAAGATGGCTGGAGTATTTTAGAGGATATACGTCAAAAAAGCTCTTGTCCAGTTATTATGTTAAGCGCACTTGGGCAAATTGACAATAAATTAAAAGGTTTAAAAAATGGTGCAGATGACTATATAACTAAACCTTTTATTGCCGAGGAAGTTATTGAAAGAGTAAGAGCGGTATTAAGAAGATCGGCTCATGAATTTATGGATAACGAAGATATTAGATATTTCGGTAATTTAAAGGTCGACTTTAAATCTCATAGGATTTTTCACCAGGGATTAGAACTTACTTTTATTCCCAGGGATCTTTCCCTAATAATTTTTTTTGCAAAACACCCTAATCAGACATTTACGAGAGAGCAGTTAATTGATAATGTGTGGGGAATTGATTTTGAAGGTAGCGATAGAGCGGTTGATTTGGCTATTAAAAGAATTAGAAATATTTTAAAAAATTGGGCATCATCAGAAGGTACGATAAAAACTATTAGAGGATTGGGGTATCAATTTTGTGTTAAAGGAAAATGA
- a CDS encoding ECF transporter S component — MIFKDMTLGIVWTSNYYLLVAVALMVLSFIPLIRKFEAKKLEAKEIVIIAILAAIAAVSRIPFAALPSVQPTSFVIIMTGIVFGRETGFLVGIVSAFVSNIFLGQGPWTPWQMFAWGLMGFTAGYFQKKNWFNSSPKLLIFGFVWGFIFGWIMNLWFLVGFISPFSWKGLLTAYLASFYFDLAHGISNVFFLKVFAHKWEKMLQRIKRKYGLFIKN; from the coding sequence ATGATTTTTAAAGATATGACTTTAGGTATAGTATGGACGTCAAATTATTATTTATTAGTAGCTGTTGCACTTATGGTTTTATCTTTTATTCCTTTAATACGCAAATTTGAAGCTAAAAAGCTAGAAGCAAAAGAGATTGTAATAATTGCGATCTTAGCTGCTATTGCTGCTGTAAGTAGAATACCTTTTGCGGCATTACCCAGCGTTCAACCTACTTCGTTTGTAATTATTATGACTGGAATTGTCTTTGGCAGGGAGACCGGATTTTTGGTAGGGATAGTTAGTGCGTTTGTTTCGAATATTTTTTTAGGACAAGGACCCTGGACACCCTGGCAAATGTTTGCATGGGGTTTAATGGGGTTTACGGCGGGATATTTTCAGAAAAAAAACTGGTTCAATAGCTCCCCCAAATTATTAATCTTTGGTTTTGTCTGGGGTTTTATTTTTGGCTGGATAATGAATTTGTGGTTTTTAGTTGGTTTTATTTCTCCTTTTTCTTGGAAAGGCTTATTGACGGCCTATTTAGCTAGCTTTTATTTTGATTTAGCCCATGGAATTTCAAATGTATTTTTCTTAAAAGTATTTGCGCATAAATGGGAAAAAATGCTCCAGAGAATTAAAAGGAAATATGGCTTGTTTATTAAAAATTAA
- a CDS encoding ABC transporter ATP-binding protein → MAIMEIKNLNFRYPGEQENALTGVNLMIEEGSFVVLCGPSGSGKTTLLRNLKKEITPIGEKTGQILYQDKELESLDLLKSISEIGMVFQDPENQIVLDTVIQELAFSLENLGLAPEVIKKRTSEIVTFFGLEDSLDKLIHELSGGQKQIVNLCSVLMFQPKVLLLDEPTSQLDPIGAKKFIKMLYDLNQELSLTVILSEHRLEDVFPLADKIVYLEAGKIKYQGNPKQISKTIMESKQTRDLAFLPAIARMYQNLNNTSKIKTEQIPLTVREAKQFIKENKQVIKSNSRSGANEQNNNNEHNISNKLNDGVNNKFNNKSEHNKFKVIRSKSPTPDPLLKCQEIYFKYSPKSPLILKDLSLTIEAGDFLAVLGGNGAGKSTLLKVLAGLLSPQKGNVYLHNKKLKQIDNPEKYQKIGYVAQNPLLHFTLDTVEAELEHSGVKVNNVNTQNSLNTKFINAKLRNDQLIQGNQVSQITREQIITLFDLQNLFSKHPYDLSGGQQQKLAIACVLLNNPDILLLDEPTKGLDPISKVNFMQILNKLRQKGLTIIMSTHDVEFTAGYATKCALLFNGEISFSGSPTDFFSSNYYYTTAINRAIRDYLPTALTETDVIKLCNTADSHKNDINNKDVKKDDF, encoded by the coding sequence ATGGCAATTATGGAAATTAAAAACCTGAATTTTCGCTATCCTGGGGAACAGGAAAATGCGTTAACCGGGGTCAATTTAATGATAGAAGAAGGAAGTTTTGTAGTATTATGTGGGCCCTCAGGATCTGGGAAAACCACGTTATTACGCAATTTAAAAAAAGAGATAACTCCCATCGGGGAAAAAACAGGGCAAATTTTATATCAAGATAAAGAACTGGAATCATTAGATTTGCTAAAATCGATTAGTGAAATAGGCATGGTTTTTCAAGATCCCGAAAATCAAATTGTTTTAGATACTGTAATCCAAGAACTTGCCTTTTCATTAGAAAATTTAGGACTAGCACCGGAAGTGATTAAAAAAAGAACCTCTGAAATTGTTACCTTTTTTGGTTTAGAAGATTCTTTAGATAAGCTTATTCATGAGTTATCAGGTGGTCAAAAGCAAATTGTTAATTTGTGTTCGGTATTAATGTTTCAGCCCAAGGTACTTCTTTTAGATGAGCCCACTTCTCAATTAGATCCCATTGGGGCAAAGAAATTTATTAAAATGCTCTATGACTTAAATCAAGAACTTTCTCTAACAGTTATTTTAAGTGAGCATAGACTAGAAGATGTTTTTCCCCTGGCCGACAAAATTGTCTACTTAGAAGCAGGAAAAATAAAATATCAAGGTAATCCAAAGCAAATTAGTAAAACTATAATGGAAAGTAAGCAAACTAGGGATTTAGCCTTTTTACCTGCAATTGCCCGAATGTACCAAAACTTAAATAATACCAGCAAAATAAAGACAGAGCAAATTCCACTCACAGTACGAGAAGCAAAACAATTTATTAAAGAAAACAAACAAGTGATTAAGTCAAATAGTAGAAGCGGTGCTAATGAACAAAATAATAACAATGAGCATAATATTAGTAATAAATTAAATGATGGTGTAAATAATAAATTTAATAATAAATCAGAACATAATAAGTTCAAAGTTATTCGGTCAAAATCCCCCACCCCTGATCCATTACTAAAATGTCAAGAAATCTATTTTAAATATAGTCCTAAAAGCCCTTTAATATTAAAGGATCTTTCCCTGACTATTGAAGCAGGAGATTTTTTAGCTGTTTTAGGGGGAAATGGAGCAGGTAAGTCCACTCTGTTAAAAGTTTTAGCGGGGCTACTTTCACCGCAAAAGGGTAATGTTTATTTACACAATAAAAAATTAAAGCAGATAGATAATCCAGAAAAATATCAAAAAATAGGTTATGTTGCTCAAAATCCTTTGCTCCATTTTACGCTGGACACGGTGGAAGCCGAGCTAGAGCACTCTGGGGTTAAAGTTAATAACGTAAATACTCAAAACAGCTTAAATACTAAATTTATAAATGCTAAACTTAGAAACGACCAACTAATTCAAGGTAATCAGGTTAGCCAAATTACTCGAGAGCAAATTATCACTTTATTTGATTTGCAAAACTTATTTTCAAAGCACCCCTATGATTTAAGTGGAGGGCAGCAGCAAAAACTTGCCATTGCTTGTGTGCTACTTAATAATCCTGATATTTTATTACTTGATGAACCTACTAAAGGTTTAGATCCTATCTCTAAAGTAAATTTTATGCAGATTCTGAATAAATTACGTCAAAAAGGCTTGACCATAATTATGAGTACCCATGATGTTGAATTTACAGCTGGGTATGCCACGAAGTGCGCACTTTTATTTAATGGTGAAATATCTTTTAGCGGAAGCCCTACGGATTTTTTTAGTAGTAATTATTATTACACCACAGCTATCAATAGAGCTATAAGAGACTATCTGCCGACAGCTTTAACAGAAACAGATGTGATTAAATTGTGCAATACAGCTGATAGTCATAAGAACGATATAAATAATAAAGATGTGAAAAAAGATGATTTTTAA
- a CDS encoding energy-coupling factor transporter transmembrane component T gives MQGFSNRHPLVIFAYYLFLIIFAILLFHPVYLSIALCSSFIFNLIVTDKTSLFKSGKFYLNMAIAVFLINPILNHRGATILFYLFNNPITLEATIYGLIMSLSLLTILMIFHSLQKVLDHHKFLYLFGKLIPTTAFLIMMTIRFVPLLKRRLEEITLVQKTKGVDTSVGTLKKKARDGMQLLNVLVNWSLEEALQTADSMKARGYGLTQRTSYLVYKMKKRDIGLLVFILILSLVTMYGWFQGYSSLNIYPELQRISFNILDMFFYGVFLLLSFIPVIEEGKEALVWQLWKLKT, from the coding sequence GTGCAAGGTTTTTCAAACAGGCATCCTTTAGTTATTTTTGCTTATTATCTCTTTCTTATTATCTTTGCAATTTTACTTTTTCATCCAGTTTATTTGAGTATAGCCTTATGCTCAAGCTTTATTTTTAATTTAATTGTCACTGATAAAACGAGTTTATTTAAATCAGGGAAGTTTTATTTGAATATGGCGATTGCAGTTTTTTTGATTAACCCAATATTAAATCATCGAGGCGCCACAATTTTATTTTACCTTTTTAATAATCCAATTACCTTAGAAGCTACTATTTATGGACTAATAATGAGTTTATCTTTACTGACAATTTTAATGATCTTTCATTCATTGCAAAAGGTTTTAGATCACCATAAATTTTTATATTTATTTGGCAAACTTATACCTACTACGGCATTTTTAATTATGATGACGATTCGTTTTGTGCCTTTATTAAAAAGAAGATTAGAAGAAATAACCCTAGTGCAAAAAACAAAAGGGGTAGACACTTCTGTAGGTACCTTAAAAAAGAAAGCTAGGGATGGAATGCAACTTCTAAATGTATTAGTCAACTGGTCTTTAGAAGAAGCCTTACAAACTGCCGATTCTATGAAAGCTAGAGGTTATGGATTAACCCAAAGAACAAGTTATTTAGTATATAAAATGAAAAAACGAGACATAGGTTTATTAGTTTTTATTCTTATTCTTAGCTTGGTTACAATGTATGGCTGGTTTCAGGGTTATTCTAGCTTAAATATTTATCCAGAATTACAAAGAATCTCATTTAATATACTCGATATGTTTTTTTATGGTGTTTTTTTACTCCTAAGTTTTATACCTGTGATTGAAGAAGGAAAGGAAGCTCTAGTATGGCAATTATGGAAATTAAAAACCTGA
- a CDS encoding DUF4430 domain-containing protein, with translation MRDLEINKKTKEKGQEIKQDRQINQQINRAKNNENIASSRTGKIKIISTLLLLFSFTLLVSCGNNSEKSLEENKLQESTKTQGTEVQVNLQDKSKSKSSQDANEQAGSKNPDLTKNNLENTANAKGTDSAKNSNSTTSNNKGQTNNKNNNQVQSNTQQSNPTQTNSQSQIKPQAPINPPAQPKAEMISVSIIGPKETGSILGSTKVKFAEKDTVLDILLKITKEKRIQMEYTGAKGFAYIEGINNIYEFDHGPESGWVYRVNSTFPNQSVGAYKVKPGDKIEFLYTIDLGREFNKGIGVNQ, from the coding sequence ATGAGGGATTTAGAAATAAATAAGAAAACAAAAGAAAAAGGACAGGAGATAAAGCAAGATAGACAGATTAACCAGCAGATAAACCGAGCAAAGAATAATGAAAATATAGCTAGTAGTAGGACCGGAAAAATTAAAATTATTTCTACGCTATTACTACTATTTTCTTTTACCTTACTAGTTTCCTGTGGTAATAATAGTGAAAAATCTTTAGAAGAAAACAAACTCCAAGAGTCTACAAAAACTCAAGGGACAGAGGTACAAGTAAATTTACAGGATAAGAGTAAATCTAAAAGTTCTCAAGATGCAAATGAGCAAGCAGGTTCAAAAAATCCTGATTTAACTAAAAATAACCTTGAGAACACAGCAAACGCAAAAGGCACAGATTCAGCAAAAAACAGTAATTCGACTACGTCAAATAATAAAGGTCAAACAAATAATAAGAACAATAACCAAGTTCAAAGTAACACTCAACAAAGTAATCCAACACAAACTAATTCTCAAAGTCAAATTAAACCCCAAGCCCCTATTAATCCTCCAGCTCAACCTAAAGCAGAAATGATTAGTGTATCTATTATAGGACCAAAAGAAACAGGGAGTATTTTAGGTAGTACAAAGGTTAAATTTGCAGAAAAAGATACAGTTTTAGATATTTTATTAAAGATTACTAAAGAAAAACGAATTCAAATGGAGTATACAGGAGCAAAAGGTTTCGCATATATTGAAGGAATTAATAATATCTATGAATTTGATCATGGGCCTGAAAGTGGCTGGGTTTATCGCGTAAATAGTACCTTTCCAAACCAAAGTGTAGGAGCCTATAAAGTAAAGCCAGGAGATAAAATTGAATTTTTATATACAATTGATTTAGGACGAGAATTTAATAAAGGTATAGGGGTAAATCAATAG